The following are from one region of the Nicotiana tabacum cultivar K326 chromosome 3, ASM71507v2, whole genome shotgun sequence genome:
- the LOC107772128 gene encoding uncharacterized protein LOC107772128, whose protein sequence is MKRRKQSKITDLNFDVLKHIMYHVALSPDGAGNLARTVSVCRLFKKLADDSDVLKAVAFDCVTLTGIHESFWQPAGLLSRCLQTGNPTAFNAIRKNAEILNASYLILKRAMFRGKLIILARSRAIEIANTRARKKALEDAINECTKTFDAVDAQIQTIEQFLEMLMAVLKVMRSQIAQ, encoded by the exons ATGAAGCGGAGGAAGCAATCTAAAATAACAGATCTGAACTTTGATGTGTTGAAACACATTATGTATCATGTAGCCCTATCACCCGATGGAGCTGGAAATCTTGCTCGGACTGTTTCGGT CTGCAGACTGTTCAAGAAACTTGCTGATGATTCTGACGTCTTAAAAGCCGTGGCATTTGATTGTGTTACGCTTACTGGTATTCATGAATCATTCTGGCAACCTGCTGGGCTGTTATCTAGATGCTTACAGACGGGAAATCCAACTGCTTTCAACGCAATAAGAAAG AATGCAGAGATATTGAATGCTTCTTATCTGATTCTCAAGAGGGCCATGTTCCGCGGAAAGTtg ATTATTTTAGCAAGAAGCAGAGCTATTGAAATTGCAAATACCAGGGCAAGGAAGAAGGCTCTTGAAGACGCCATAAAT GAGTGCACAAAGACTTTTGATGCTGTTGATGCTCAAATTCAAACTATTGAGCAGTTTCTAGAGATGTTGATGGCTGTTCTGAAAGTAATGAGAAGTCAGATTGCTCAATGA
- the LOC107797935 gene encoding uncharacterized protein LOC107797935 isoform X2: protein MSVAVPSCSHLSVNSLLQRGTSRDHLQYYRGGALALSATKKQKYSSFTINAQQTYTSQITVQADMPLYESPDASFDRYMEDKPRVFKAIFPENRGTQRVNEEEWRIRMEPIAFLFLTAWPVVIMRIRYKTKGKEYPSGVPTNTSTVLELKITKWDLEGVTEGENKPSEFRINMEGALYPDRRGTRSRIKGHFNMSLSFAPPPMLALVPPHVHQHVTQSVMKNMAESMQHKVRDNLLADYTKFKKENYKNIPPPQ, encoded by the exons ATGTCAGTGGCAGTTCCCTCATGTTCACATCTTAGCGTAAATAGCTTGTTGCAGAGAGGCACAAGTAGAGATCATTTGCAATATTACAGAGGGGGGGCTTTGGCTTTGAGTGcaacaaaaaagcaaaaatattcGAGTTTTACCATAAACGCGCAGCAGACATACACTTCACAAATTACCGTTCAAGCCGATATGCCCCTCTATGAATCCCCTGAT GCTTCTTTCGACAGGTACATGGAGGACAAGCCCAGAGTTTTCAAAGCCATATTTCCAGAGAACAGAGGAACCCAACGTGTTAACGAG GAGGAATGGAGAATCCGAATGGAACCGATAGCCTTTTTATTCCTCACAGCCTGGCCTGTTGTTATTATGAGAATTAGATACaaaactaaaggaaaagagtacCCTTCTGGCGTTCCCACCAATACCTCTACTGTTCTCGAGCTGAAAATT ACAAAATGGGATCTAGAAGGGGTGACAGAGGGGGAAAATAAACCATCAGAATTCAGGATTAATATGGAAGGAGCACTTTACCCAGATAGAAGAGGAACAAGAAGCAGGATCAAAGGTCATTTCAATATGAGCCTTAGCTTCGCTCCGCCTCCTATGCTTGCTTTGGTTCCTCCACATGTTCATCAACATGTTACACAATCG GTTATGAAGAATATGGCGGAAAGTATGCAGCATAAAGTAAGAGATAATCTGCTCGCCGATTACAcaaaattcaagaaggaaaactacaaaaatattccGCCTCCACAATAA
- the LOC107797935 gene encoding uncharacterized protein LOC107797935 isoform X1 — protein MSVAVPSCSHLSVNSLLQRGTSRDHLQYYRGGALALSATKKQKYSSFTINAQQTYTSQITVQADMPLYESPDASFDRYMEDKPRVFKAIFPENRGTQRVNEEEWRIRMEPIAFLFLTAWPVVIMRIRYKTKGKEYPSGVPTNTSTVLELKITKWDLEGVTEGENKPSEFRINMEGALYPDRRGTRSRIKGYEEYGGKYAA, from the exons ATGTCAGTGGCAGTTCCCTCATGTTCACATCTTAGCGTAAATAGCTTGTTGCAGAGAGGCACAAGTAGAGATCATTTGCAATATTACAGAGGGGGGGCTTTGGCTTTGAGTGcaacaaaaaagcaaaaatattcGAGTTTTACCATAAACGCGCAGCAGACATACACTTCACAAATTACCGTTCAAGCCGATATGCCCCTCTATGAATCCCCTGAT GCTTCTTTCGACAGGTACATGGAGGACAAGCCCAGAGTTTTCAAAGCCATATTTCCAGAGAACAGAGGAACCCAACGTGTTAACGAG GAGGAATGGAGAATCCGAATGGAACCGATAGCCTTTTTATTCCTCACAGCCTGGCCTGTTGTTATTATGAGAATTAGATACaaaactaaaggaaaagagtacCCTTCTGGCGTTCCCACCAATACCTCTACTGTTCTCGAGCTGAAAATT ACAAAATGGGATCTAGAAGGGGTGACAGAGGGGGAAAATAAACCATCAGAATTCAGGATTAATATGGAAGGAGCACTTTACCCAGATAGAAGAGGAACAAGAAGCAGGATCAAAG GTTATGAAGAATATGGCGGAAAGTATGCAGCATAA